From one Leishmania infantum JPCM5 genome chromosome 29 genomic stretch:
- a CDS encoding putative U3 small nucleolar ribonucleoprotein protein MPP10, whose protein sequence is MPSASTSASSPGKAVAAPPLGGQLRSSKHVLERLTSSHLDHLVASRRGGDTVSRESLAALYSLATKLHSPALRFVSNTIETRKERHITTEQVWGQLNMLMRPVLRQLENNVRRAEMLYAGSGKGTSAKAARQQSRKAEAPSGKGDDGGRSAHKPGGDTAEKDILSTRTSELDESDLDEEIEALLAKQAAKRKLRKEAKKGGGGGDDSWRYAFGKDNAGEEDDEEDDWDGEDSGHGRSRRRRREEAEEEDDVDFEEDERDGTPSDRRARDRNLRAMAEAEGGAESEEELAALRELYGDDFEDDGRGFGEEGDEDPDMEEDIELDDPANDAAGEAYNEQDGTYFGKGDILNDEAGDFEEEHGGYGGRAGHSGGDDDDGTGAALQGEGEEMDEELLAALEDPSLSELQKERLREQHMVRKMEEKRLFVTDWSMVGETAASKRPRDALLEVDNLEFEYGMKAVPVITEAFTAKLEDRIKQRIQDENYDDVKRKTTLSTEADIAHPKYDAALDAQKSKMSLMDLYEKDFLERQRLAEEAAGGPDAPKAEPLTEIEKDELRAIQMWQRLAQHLDALSNFHYTPKPVQQDLDARVRAVENQAPAVVIENVGNFATTRENALAPQDLYRGSSHRFADVGTDELTPKERHALRRSKKEAGKKDKQRADVRKRKQQSTEQATGGR, encoded by the coding sequence atgCCATCTGCTAGTACCTCCGCTTCATCGCCTGGcaaggcggtggcggcgccaccgctcggcggccagctgcgcTCGTCAAAGCACGTGCTGGAGCGACTCACAAGCAGTCACCTGGACCACCTCGTTGCCTCGCGTCGAGGCGGGGATACCGTGTCGCGGGAGTCCCTCGCCGCGTTGTACTCGCTGGCGACGAAGCTGCACTCAcctgcgctgcgcttcgTCTCGAACACCATCGAGACGCGTAAGGAGCGGCACATCACCACGGAGCAGGTGTGGGGTCAGCTGAACATGCTGATGCGGCCGGTGCTCCGCCAGCTAGAGAACAACGTCCGCCGCGCAGAGATGCTCTACGCTGGTAGCGGCAAGGGCACCtcagcgaaggcggcgcggcagcaatCCCGCAAGGCCGAGGCACCGTCAGGCAAAGGCGATGACGGTGGCCGTAGCGCACACAAGCCAGGCGGCGACACCGCGGAGAAGGACATCCTCTCTACCCGCACCTCGGAGCTAGACGAGAGTGACTTGGATGAGGAGATTGAGGCTCTGCTGGCGAAGCAGGCGGCTAAGCGCAAGTTGCGGAAGGAGGCGAAGaaaggtggcggcggtggcgacgatTCATGGCGCTACGCCTTCGGCAAGGACAAtgccggcgaggaggacgatgaGGAGGACGACTGGGACGGCGAGGACTCTGGCCACGGCAGgtcgcgccgccgtcgccgcgaggaggcggaagaaGAGGACGACGTGGATTTCGAAGAGGACGAGCGGGATGGGACGCCGTCAGACCGGCGCGCGCGGGATCGCAACCTGCGAGCCATGGCGGAAGCCGAGGGTGGCGCGGAgtccgaggaggagctggccgcGCTCCGTGAGCTGTACGGCGACGACTTCGAGGATGACGGGCGCGGCtttggggaggagggggacgaGGACCCAGATATGGAGGAGGACATCGAGCTCGACGATCCGGCCAACGATGCGGCCGGTGAAGCGTACAACGAGCAGGACGGGACGTACTTTGGCAAGGGCGACATCCTCAACGACGAGGCGGGCGACTTCGAAGAGGAGCACGGGGGCTACGGCGGTCGTGCGGGGCACAGTGGCGGTGATGATGACGACGGCACCGGTGCTGCACTTCAGGGCGAGGGTGAGGAGATGGATGAGGAGCTGCTCGCCGCGCTAGAGGACCCAAGCCTGTCtgagctgcagaaggagcgcctgcgcgagcAGCATATGGTGCGCAAgatggaggagaagcggctcTTTGTCACCGACTGGAGCATGGTGGGCGAGACGGCCGCCAGCAAGCGCCCGCGCGACGCACTGCTGGAGGTGGACAACCTGGAGTTTGAGTACGGCATGAAGGCGGTCCCAGTCATAACCGAAGCGTTCACCGCCAAGCTGGAGGACCGCATCAAGCAGCGCATCCAGGACGAGAATTATGACGATGTGAAGCGCAAGACGACCTTGTCAACGGAGGCTGACATTGCCCACCCGAAGTATGACGCTGCCCTCGATGCTCAGAAGTCGAAGATGTCACTGATGGACCTCTACGAAAAGGATTTTCTGGAGAGGCAGAGActcgcggaggaggcagccgGCGGCCCTGACGCCCCGAAAGCCGAGCCGCTCACGGAGATCGAGAAAGATGAGCTGCGGGCGATCCAGATGTGGCAGCGGCTGGCTCAGCACCTCGATGCCCTGAGTAACTTCCACTACACTCCCAAGCCGGTGCAGCAAGACCTcgatgcgcgcgtgcgtgcagtgGAGAACCAggcaccggcggtggtgatcgAGAATGTGGGCAACTTCGCCACAACGCGCGAGAACGCGCTGGCCCCGCAAGACCTTTACCGCGGCTCTTCGCACCGCTTCGCCGATGTTGGCACTGATGAGCTGACGCCGAAGGAGCGCCACGCCCTGCGTCGCTCCAAGAAGGAGGCGGGAAAGAAGGACAAGCAGCGCGCTGATGTGCGCAAGCGAAAGCAGCAGTCCACTGAGCAGGCGACGGGAGGGAGGTAG
- the LPG3 gene encoding putative glucose regulated protein 94 has protein sequence MANSSLLRVVLVALLLLGSVTVSAGDGRGTPIAFQAEVSKMLDILVNSLYTNRAVFLRELISNGSDALDKIRVLYLTSPKEPLTKDGEAPTMDLRISFDKEKSELILRDGGVGMTKEELAKHLGSLGTSGTKHFLEKLQEGVGAVGGDQNNLIGQFGVGFYSVFLVGDRVRVASKSDDSDEQYVWESKGDGQYFLYPDPRGNTLGRGTEITIELKPDAEQFLSAETIKKTIHQYSEFINFPIYVQEEVEVASTAATPESAAEERSLDEGAVEEDPDKEGDTQGVVKEKRWTLVNENRPIWTRPIGNVTEEEYHKFYKAFSGDYRDPLYFNHFKVEGEVDFDSILFVPTTVDPASFSDDNAVPNTNIKLYVRRVFITDEFRDLLPRYLNFVKGIVDSNDLPLNVSREVLQESRILRVIKKKLVRKTLSMFADIAAQDEAIANGKQVENPAPSGHTHLKKPAYTKFWELYGKHLRLGVMLDSNNRNRLTKLFRYKSSRSESEYISLQTYVDRMKKGQKGIYYLSGDSVARIKKSPVLEDAVNHDVEVIFMTDAIDEYVVSQLTDFAGKKLINLAKEGVQFEESDARQRVVDRKRKEKYDSFFTHLRALFGYSEVRKVILTKRMTNEAFIVSSSENQITARLASIMRGQSMSLANQQMTAERVLEVNYRHPLVDEMFKRFTVDEDDEVATDIAWVLYDTANLQAEFPVADVAAYSKRINRLLRSSVDLSADDSLLPPDDAEYTVSDTETEEEEEQPKVDTNAHEEAETDGEGDL, from the coding sequence ATGGCGAACTCGAGCTTACTCCGCGTGGTGCTcgtggcactgctgctgctcggctcCGTCACGGTGTCCGCTGGTGATGGCCGCGGCACCCCCATCGCCTTCCAGGCCGAGGTGTCGAAGATGCTGGACATACTCGTCAACTCCCTTTACACCAACCGCGCTGTTTTCTTGCGCGAGCTGATATcgaacggcagcgacgcactTGACAAAATTCGTGTGCTCTACCTCACCTCCCCTAAGGAGCCGCTCACGAAGGATGGCGAGGCCCCGACGATGGACCTCCGCATCTCCTTCGacaaggagaagagcgagcTCATtctgcgcgacggcggtgttGGCATGACGAAGGAGGAACTGGCAAAGCATCTCGGCTCCCTCGGCACCTCTGGCACCAAGCACTTTCTCGAGAAACTGCAGGAGGGTGTCGGCGCTGTTGGCGGCGACCAAAACAACCTGATTGGCCAGTTTGGCGTCGGCTTTTACTCGGTCTTTCTCGTTGGCgaccgcgtgcgcgtcgcgtCCAAgagcgacgacagcgacgagcaGTATGTCTGGGAGTCTAAGGGGGATGGACAGTACTTCCTCTACCCCGACCCGCGCGGCAACACGCTCGGCCGCGGTACTGAGATCACCATCGAGCTAAAGCCGGACGCTGAGCAGTTCCTGTCCGCTGAAACGATAAAAAAGACGATTCACCAGTACAGTGAGTTCATCAACTTCCCCATCTACGTccaggaggaggtggaggtggcgagcacggcagcgacgccggagtcggccgcggaggagaggagccTCGACGAGGGtgccgtggaggaggaccCGGACAAGGAAGGGGACACGCAGGGCGTTGTAAAGGAGAAGCGCTGGACGCTGGTGAACGAGAACCGCCCGATCTGGACCCGTCCGATTGGCAAcgtgacggaggaggagtacCACAAGTTCTACAAGGCCTTCTCCGGCGACTACCGTGACCCCTTGTACTTCAACCACTTCAAGGTCGAGGGAGAGGTGGATTTCGACTCGATCCTCTTCGTCCCCACCACCGTGGATCCGGCGTCCTTCTCTGACGACAACGCTGTCCCGAACACGAACATAAAGCTGTACGTGCGCCGCGTCTTCATCACGGACGAGTTCCGCGACTTGCTGCCGCGCTACCTGAATTTTGTCAAGGGCATTGTGGACAGCAACGACTTGCCGCTGAACGTGTCGCgtgaggtgctgcaggagagtCGTATTCTGCGCGTGATCAAGAAGAAACTTGTGCGTAAGACGCTGAGCATGTTCGCCGACATTGCAGCGCAGGACGAGGCGATCGCGAACGGGAAGCAGGTGGAGAACCCGGCTCCGTCTGGACACACGCACCTCAAGAAGCCGGCCTACACCAAGTTCTGGGAGCTGTATGGCAAGCATCTCCGTCTCGGTGTCATGCTGGACAGCAACAACCGCAATCGCCTCACGAAGCTGTTCCGCTACAAGTCCAGTAGAAGTGAAAGCGAGTACATCAGCCTCCAGACCTACGTGGACCGCATGAAGAAAGGGCAGAAGGGCATCTACTACCTCTCCGGCGACTCGGTGGCGCGGATCAAGAAGTCCCCAGTGCTGGAGGACGCCGTCAACCACGATGTTGAGGTGATCTTCATGACGGACGCCATCGACGAGTACGTTGTGTCGCAGCTGACTGACTTTGCGGGCAAGAAGCTCATCAACCTCGcgaaggagggggtgcagttcgaggagagcgacgcgcggcagcgagtgGTCGATAGAAAGCGCAAGGAAAAGTACGATTCCTTCTTTACTCATCTGCGCGCGCTCTTCGGGTACTCGGAAGTGCGCAAGGTTATCTTGACGAAGCGCATGACGAATGAGGCATTCATTGTGTCCTCCAGTGAGAACCAGATCACGGCGCGCCTGGCCAGCATCATGCGCGGCCAGTCAATGTCCCTCGCTAACCAGCAGATGACTGCCGAGCGTGTGCTGGAGGTTAACTACCGCCACCCGCTGGTGGACGAGATGTTCAAGCGCTTCACCGtggacgaggatgacgaggtGGCGACAGACATTGCGTGGGTGCTGTACGATACGGCAAACTTGCAGGCCGAGTTCCCGGTGGCGGACGTGGCGGCCTACTCGAAGCGCATTAACCGTCtgctccgcagcagcgttgaCCTGAGCGCGGAcgactcgctgctgccgccggacGACGCCGAGTACACCGTCTCCGACACGGAGactgaggaagaggaggagcagccgAAGGTTGACACCAATGCGCACGAAGAAGCTGAAAcagacggcgagggcgatCTGTAA